The sequence below is a genomic window from Lentimicrobium saccharophilum.
GTCACGGAGAACTGCCTGCCCGTCTTTCACCAGGTAAACCTGTGGTTGAATGTTTGACCCGACAATTACAGATGCAGGGACAATGAGGTGTTTTTCAGAATCAGTATTTTTCCGTTGTACTTTGCCGAACATCCCTGACTTGATTTTCAGATCGGCCGTATTGCTTAACGTAAACTGAACCGGAAAACTATTTCCCATATTGGATTTACTGCCTGTCATGGTCAGTCTCCCGGTGAGAACAGTTCCGGGATAAACATCCGGTGAAATCGTGTACAATTCATTCATTGAAAATTGATTCAATTCGCCTTCAGGTACGTTGGCCGTGAACCTCAGCTGCGAAATATCCGTTATCTGCAGCAGGGGAATGCCCGGGGCAGCAAAAGCCCCTTCCTCGGTCAGTTTGGCTGTAACAATTCCGTTAAAAGGCGCATGAATGGTTGTTTTCCTGATTTGTTCAAGTAAAGTAGCCTTCTGCACCCGGGCCGATCGCAAAGCCAGGTCAGTCTTTTCTACCTGTATACCCTGAACAGCATCTGCTTTGGCAAGAATTATGTAACGCTGAAGATCGTCTTCCAACCCTTCAATCTGAATTTCAACAATTTGCAGCTGAAGTTTCAACAGGGCATTGTCCAGCTGAATGAGAGGCTGCCCTTTTTTAACTGTGCTTCCCACATCAACAAGCACTGAATTAATCCTGCCCTGTAACTCCGAGCTGATCTTCGTTTCCTTATTGGGCTCAAAAGTCCCGGGACAGGAGATGTCACTGTCGATGCTTTCTGCCTGCAGCGTAATCGCCTGCACTTTGATGGCCTCTTCCTTGTTGTACTGATAAACTCTGTTTATCGTGGTTTCCTTGTTGCCCCTGAGCCTCAGGATCATTATGGCAACGATTGCCACTGCCAGGATTAAATAGATTATTTTTTTCATGGTGATTATTTTTGAATCATGAGTTTTAGTTGTTTTCAGAAAGCAGATTTCCGGTTACGCGCTTGTATTCAAGTTCGGCCCTGCGCAGATCAATCAATGCCGCAATATAATTTTGCTGTGCTTCACGAAGGGCATTGTCTGCCAGAATCACATCCGTAATATTTGCTGTTCCCTGACTGTTTTGCAAAACGGTATTGCTGTATATCTTTTCAGCAAGATCAACCTGGGCACTCACCGTGGCGATGGTGGTACTTGCAATGCTGTACTGCATCTCGGCATTAATCAGGTCGAGGCGGGCTTTTTCTGCTACCATTTCCTTCTGAACCATTGACTTATCTACTTCAATCTTTTTCGCGGCAATCTTACGTTTTGTATTCATCCCATTGAATAGCGGCACTGAAAGCTGCACACCAACATAACCTATCGGGTGGAAATTGAAAAAGCTGTCGGATCCTGTGGTGCCGAAGCCGTTACTACCATATACGCCATATGCGTTCAGCGAAGGAAGGCGTGAATTTTTCAGCGCATTCACCTCCGACAGACTGAATTCCAGTTTCTTTTCGATCAACAGCATATCCGTGATTGTCCCGGGCCTGAAATCAACTTCAGCATCTGAAGTTTCGTACACCGACACATGGATGGAATCGGTAACCGGCTTCCCCATCAGGAATTTCAGCGCATTCAGGGCCTGCCTGTGCCGGGATGATATCGTATTTCGCTGGGTTGTTAACTGCTCCAGTTGCAGTTTCAGCCTGTCAACGTCAGTACTTTTGGCTAACTGCTGTTGATAAAGTAAAGTCGCTGTTTGCACCAGTTTATTGGTATTAGCAATATTGCTATCCATGAACGCCAACTGATTCAAAAGGACCTGGGCATTGTAGTAAACACCGGAAATCTCCACCACCACATCCTCATCTGTTTTAATCTTTTGTATTTCAGCAAGTTCAACAGCTATTTCCGTGCTTTTTATTGCCCCCAGTCCAACCGGATTGAAGAGCGGCACAGCAAGCTGCAGGTTTGCATTCAGGTTCTGAGGTACACCGAACTGAATCTCTTTGTACGCGCCTTCCGGGCCTCCAAAAGCAGCCTGGGGCATGATCTGATAGGGCTGATCGGTATAATACCGGTAGTCAGCGAATCCGTTCAGTCTGGGCATCAGTGTACTTTTTGCCTCGCGGTTCTTTTCACCGGCCATCAAACCGTCCAGGCGGGCTATTCTGATGTTTCTGTTGTGAAGCAATGCGGTGTCAATGCATTGCCTCAATGAGTGTGTCTGCGTGTGTGCCGGAATATACATCAGCAACAGTAAACCTGTCAAAATGCCGGCTAAAAATCCCGACATGTTCCGTATTTGCCTGTGATTATTCATTTGTCTGATTTTTTTGTGTTCAATCATTAAGTTTAAAATACTTGCTTCAACCACTTATGCATTCAACCCTGTTCTAGGCGATCGTCATCCAATTGCATCAACGATCCTCCACTGTTATTTTTTGAATCAACCAGAGTTAGTAAACATTCACTAACTTTTAAAGGCAAAAAAAGAGATCGCTACTTGTTGTTTTTCGAAATCAAAACATAAGCAAGTGCTGCAAAAACAGCTGTAACTACAATTCTGAAAAGCATCGCCCCTACCGTCTTTGTCTCGTAAATACCCCCGGAGTTGATGTGAATCAATAAACCGGCAAAGGCAAGCACTAAAATGATGGCTGAAATTCCCAATGGCTTAATTGTCCATTTCCTGCTTTTTACAAAACCATAAGCAGCAACAAGATACAGGATGCTGCTCAGAAAATTAGCCCAAACCACAAGCAAAACATAATTTCCCTCTTTTGCCCGTATGCCGAATAAATCGAAAATCACCGAACTGCTCAGGAATAGGGTCAGCAATCCAAATGCAGTCAGCAAGGCGGCTAATGATACCGGAAGCACCCTTTTCATAACTGCTTGTCTTTAATAATTGTAAGTAAAGCCTGCACCATTTTATTCCCTTCCTCTTCAATGTCAAATTCAAAATTTGCAATCCTCCATTTGAACATCTGAAGCTTGAATGTGCCCATGATAATATGCACCAGCTCTTCGGTAGCAACGGCCTTTGTAAATTTTCCTTTTTGCTGCCCCTCCGTTATTACAGGAATCAGGTGCTTGATCTTCACATTGATCAGTTTAAGAATGTGTTGATTGATTAGCCTGCTTTCTTCCATCAGTCCATCGGAGAAAACAGCCACAACAAAATGAGGGTTTGCCTTAAAAAAACTGAATTGATTCCGGAAAAGCGACTTGAGCTGCTCCTCAGGGTCTGGATACCTGGTTGAGTTTGATAACCGCTGATCAATATCATCTGCCAGGTATGTCAGCAGGGCGACAATGATTTCCTCCTTGCTGGCAAAATGCCGGTAAATGGCACTTTCTGAAAACCGCATCGCTATTGCCAGATTTTTGATTGTTAACCCACTGACACCTGATGAGGTCAGCAATGAACCTGCAGCTTCAATAATTTCCAGTTGACGTGATGTAATTTCCATAGCTACGTGCTCCTCTTTTATAATCACCTGATAATACCAGGCATTACAGAACTTTTGTTGAACTGACCGGACGGGGTGCCTTTACCACAAGAATCCTTGCCTGAAGAAAAGAAGCATTGCTCAGGAAGTGAACGATACCGGCGGGACTCTCGATCAGCGAATCGGCCGCACATACTTCACTTTCATCACCTATATGAATGGTAGGCGTTCCCTCCACAACAAAGAAAAATACATCCACCGGCGTTTTGTGCGGCTTCAGGCTTTCACCGGGCTTTAAAGCAATAAGCATTGCCTGCGCTGATTCCTTGTTGTACATCTCCCTCACGTCCACTTTGTGCGGGGTTTCTTTAATTATATGATCCTGGTATCGGGTAATTTTCATGTTATTTTTCTGTCTAAAATTATTAAAAGATTGTTAGTGAGTATTCGCTCACAAAGATAAACTAATTTACCAACCGTTGTCAAGTTTTTATGAAAATAATCTGATAGTTGTTCTAATGACTTAATTATATGCCTGTTACACCATATCTATTTTGCAAAAAAAATTATCGAATAAATTGAACCTTACTTAATCAGAATGTTCCATAAATAAGCCCTGCAATTGTAGAAAGCACCACCACCAGCAACACATACACGATGGTTTTCTGTGTACCCATCACGCCCCTGATTACCAGCATATTGGGCAATGAAAGTGAGGGCCCCGCCAGCAGCAGCGCCAGTGCCGGACCTTTGCCCATGCCCGAGGCAATGAGCCCCTGAAGTATGGGGACTTCGGTGAGGGTGGCGAAGTACATAAAAGCGCCGACAATGCTGGCAAAGAAGTTTGAGGCAAGGGAGTTACCGCCTACCAGCCAGGCAATCCATGAGTTGGGAATTACCCCCGCAATGGCGACATCATCGTGGGTGGAGCCCAGCAGAAAGCCGGCAATTACCACGCCTATGGCCAGCAAGGGGACAATCTGTTTTGTAAATCCCCAGGAAGACAGGATCCATTCCCGGTTTTCACCATCTTCCGATTTATCCATCAATGCGATGGTACTTACCGATGCAATTCCGACAACCATTGATATCAGCGGATTGGCAAACAGCAGGGCGCTCAGGGCCGTGACAGCCGCGCCTGTAAGCACCTGCCAGCTTTTCAATTTAAGGATATGAGTCATGGAATACACCAGAACCAGCCCGAATGCGCCGGTAATGTACCACTTATAAGCCCAAAGGTAATACCAGGCGCTGCTGGTGTCGCCCGTTGCCGGTTTGCCCCAGTTGGCAAACACCAGGATCAGCACCAGCGTAAAGAAGTGGAGTGCTGTATGCCACAAAGGACGGGTCTCGGGCACATCCGGAAAATTCATCTGTTCTTCACGTTTCGCTTTTTCCTCTTTGCGGTAAATCAGCGCCATGGCCGAACCAACAATGATGCTGAAAGAAACGGCACCGATGACACGGGCAAGGCCCATTTCAAATCCAAGAATACGGGCGGTAAGGATGATGGCCAGAATATTGATGGCCGGGCCTGAATAGAGAAAGGCGACTGCAGGTCCCAGGCCTGCTCCGCGCTTGTGAATGCTGGAGAACAACGGCAGGATGGTACAGGAGCACACGGCCAGGACAGTCCCCGAAACCGCGGCAACGGTATAGGCCACCCACTTCTTCGCTTTCGCACCGAAATATTTAATTACCGACGCCTGACTGACAAACACCGAAATCACCCCGGCAATCAGGAAGGCAGGTAACAGGCAGAGGATTACATGTTCGCGGGCATACCACTTTGATAAGTCGAGCGTGGCATCTATGGCGGTATTAAAGACCACGCTTTCGACGGGCAGGTAAAAGATGCCCAGAAAGATTACCGTCATCCACAGCAGCACCTTAAGTTCAGATCGGGTCTCCATAACAGACAGGGTTTCATTGCCGGTAAACGCCGGCCCGGTTTTCAGAAAAAGAAGATGATCACAAAATAAATCCCGACCCCGATAAACAAAACGGCGACCACGCGTCTGAACCAGCGTTCAAAGGCCTTGATGCGGTTGTAGGCCTGCGCAACATTCCCCACGGCATAGGCCAGCAGCCAGGCAAAAATTATAACAGGCAAGCCGGTGGCAACTGCAAAAACAAGGGGTAAAAACAATCCTGAAGGACTTGCAACCGTCAGCGGCATCAGCATGCCGAAGTAGAGGACTCCGCTGTATGGACAAAAAGCCATGGCAAAGAGTACGCCGATCAGAAACATACTCAGGTAACTGCTTCCGGATTTCTTTTCCATTTTCTCGCTGATATTCAGTCCGGGGATATTCAGCCTGATAACATCAAGCATAAACAACCCGATAAGGATCAGCGCAGGACCAAGCAGTTTCTCGCCCCAGCTCTGGACAAAACGGGCGATTGAAAGCTGACTGGCGCCGAAATAGATGATAACACCCAGTAACGTATAGGAAAAAGTACGGCCAAGGGTATATATGATCCCGTTGATAAATACCTTGTTGCGGTTTTCGAGGTTACGGCTGATAAAACCTATGGCGGAGATATTGGTAGCCAGCGGGCAGGGACTGATGGCGGTCATCAGTCCGAGCAGCAGGGCGGTAATTACCCCGTATTCCGAGTTTTCGAGCCAGGTCTGAAGAAACTCCATAGCCGTGGTTATAACATCGGATCGATTGCATTTTTAACCGCATCGTGCAGCTTGCCGGGTGTAGTGCGGGCGTAAAGGAATCCTTCACTGGTGATATCCCTGATTTCTTCGCCATGCACAACGATCAGGGATTGAGCGGCAATGTCAAATTGATCAGCAATTTGGGCGCCGGACGCCTCTTCCATGTTCAGCGAAACAAAGGCAATTTTTCCATTACCCAACGCTTCCGGATAGTACTTCTCAAGTGCCGCTTTGGTTTCAGCTTCCACGGCCTCGCAGGTCGCACACCGCCGTTCGTTATGGAAATAATAAACTACAATTTCACTTTCGGGCAATGCTGCTGCCGTAGCCGCCGTTTCACCGGGTTGGCGCGAAGTGCACGAAGTCATTAAAATTCCTGCAAAGGCAATGGCCATCAATACAATGTACTTTCTCATGTCGGATGTTATTTGGTCAGAAATGTTTCAATTTCAGCTTCGGACGGCAGGCGGCCTTTCACCACAACATGGCCGTTAACCACCAGGGCAGGCGTCTTCATCACATTGTAGGTCATAATCTCCATAATATCCTCTACCTTGATGATATTGGCGTCCAGATTCAGTTTTCCGGCAACGTCGCGCACGCGTTTCTCCAGGATCTTGCAATTGGGGCAGCCGGGGCCTAACACTTTAATCTCCATAGTTTTTTGCTTTGAGTTGTTTATATTAGTCGAACTGATCAGTCTTCAAAAAATTTTCCGAACATGGCCTTCGCGATCGCCCAGTTCTCCCGGTTAATACAATATTTAATATAAGGCGGATTGATTTCACCCTGTATCAGGCCGGCTTTTTTCAGTTCGTTCAGGTGTTCCGAAAGGGTGGAGCGGGCGATGTCGAGCAGTTCGTGCAAATCGCCGCTGTAGCAGCAGGTTTTGGTATGATTGGCAATATAATCAAGGATATAAACCCTTACCGGATGCGACAGCGCTTTCGCAAACCGGGCAATCTGCTGCTGATCTTCTGTGTAAATGGTCGTCTTTGTCATTGCATTTCGCATTTCGTCGAATGGCGAAACAAAAGTACGAAACAGATTGAATCAGCAAAATTTTTTGCAATTTTTATTGAACCCTGTCCTCCGGTCAGGTCAGTGATGCAGGTCATACAACCCTGATTAACGGATTAACATTTATAAAAAAATAAGGGCAGAGAATGTGCCGGGTTCGGACAATTGTCTGGTATTGACCTTTCTATAAACATACGACCCCGCCGGGGTCGAAGACCTGATTTGCATCGCATTTCTATAGACATACGACCCTTCCAGGGTCGAAAACCATTTACGGAAAAACGAATCAGACTCCGGAGGAGTCAAATGTTTATAGAAAACGAGAATTTATAAGATATGTACGGCCCCGGAGGGGTCGGATAAGCGGTAAAGATCCTGCAATTTCCCGCTTGCGTATAGTGCCGGGGTTGGATAATTATCTGGTATTGGCTTTTCTGAAACAAATAATCCCGCTCCGGGTGGGTCGACATAGCCTTGATTATGTTGTTGCTATAAACATACGACCCCGCCGGGGTCGAAGACCAAATTTGCATCGCATTTCTATAGACATACGACCCTTCCAGGGTCGAAAACCATTATACGGAAAAACAATCAAGACTCCGGAGGAGTCATATGTGTATAGAAAACGATAGCAAATAAGATATGCACGGCCCAGCCGGGGTCAAAGACCTGATTTGCATTGCTATTTCTATAGACATACGACCCTACCAGGGTCGAAAATCATTTACGGAAAAACGAATCAGACTCCGGAGGAGTCATATGTGTATAGAAAACGATAGCAAATAAGATATGCACGGCCCCGGAGGGGTCGGATAAGCGGTAAAGATTCTGCAATTTCCCGCTTGCGTATAGTAAAAGATAATTTTTGAGATAAATGCCAACTTCCGGCCCACCTATCGACAGGATAATTGTATGTTATTGCCCTCTCTGTTATACAAGGTTTACCGGCATGTTTATCCTGACTCTTGTTCCGGCGGGGCTCCCTGAGGCATCTGTAAGATCATCAATATCAAGCGAATACCTATGGCGCGACAGGCGGTTCAGCGAGGCGATCCGCTGCTGAATGGTTTGTGTTGCAAAAGATATCCGGTATTTTTGTCTTTCACGCTCCAGTTCGGCAGCCCTGGCACGGCCGATCCCATCATCTGTGATCAGAAATTCAATAAATGACCCGCTCAGGCGGATTTCCACTTTCAGGTTACCTTTTTCTTCCTTGAAGCGCAACCCGTGCTCAATGGCATTTTCCACAAAAGGCTGGACAAGCATGGGCGGAATCAGCAGGGCCGGGGTATCCAGCGCTTCGTCAACATCCATTTCAAAGCTGAATCTGTCCCGGTAACGGAGGATCTGCAGCCTGACGTAGTTTTCGATATTCTCAATCTCCTGATTCAGTGAGATGTACTCTTTCATGGAGCCGTAGAGAATATTCCTCATAAGTTTTGACAGGTGGCTGAGGTAAGTACTGGCCTCGACCGTTGCATGCTCAAGGATCATCCCCTGGATATTGGATAGTGTGTTGAAAATAAAGTGGGGATTTAACTGCGCCCTGAACAGCTTTTGCATCAGCAGATTGCTTTGCTGCTGCTGCCTGATTCTGTATTGCCGGATCAGCAGGCTCACGATAATTATGGCAAGTAAGGTTATTGCAAGGAAGGTAAAGAGCAGCATCCGGGTACGTTCAAGTTTTCCTTCGTTAAGCTGGTGCTGCTGCGATAAAATCTGCAGTTGTTCTTCCTTGCGTTCGGTCTGATACCGGGTATTGAGAGAGATAATCGCCTGCTGATTCAGGATTGTCTCCATTATCTTTGATTTCCGGTTAAATTCTTCCAGCAATGCCAGCGCCTGTTCATGGTTGCCGAGCTTCTTCTGAATCCAGCACATATAGTCCAGGGCCCTGATGGAGATCCGCAGTCCGATTTGTTCGTTGTAGACGGGATTGTTCTGTATCGGATTATACCAGTAATTCTTGCTGACACTATCGTCCAGGGCAACCTTTTTATGCCTGTAAATCCAGTTGCCGCAATCCATCGCTTTTTCCAGATAAGGGAACGCTTCTTCAACCGCAGATTTTTCTGTAAGAATGGTGCCCATATCCAGACAATTCTGACCGATTTCCAGGATATCCCTTTCTCCTCTCTGATGGAATTGCTCAATGGAGTAAAGCACATATTTTTCTGCCGAATCGGGCAGGTTCATTTTCAGGTAACATTGAGCGATGTCGTCGTTGAAGTCGGCAACAAACGACGGCAGCTTTTTAAATATCCCTGGATTATCATTCAGTATACCGTTTCCTTTCCTGAAATAAAACAGTGCGCTGTCAATCTGATTAAGCCCCAGGTGCGCATAGCCGGTCTGATATATCAACACAATGTAATTGGGCAGTGGTATTTTGTTGCTTTGATGGTAAATCGCTGCGCACTGATGAAACAGCGGCAACGCCAGATCGCCCGAGCCGCTGCTCATCAGGGCCCAGCCTCCGCTGATAAATGCCCTGAATCTTGTTTCCGGGTCTTCAACATCTTTGAAAGCCGGGATTGCCTCCTGTGCAACCTTATTGGCAAGGTCATAATTTCCGGAGTAGAAATAAATAAACCATACCTGTGTGATGGCTTCAAATTTGAGCTGCAGATCGTCAAGTTTTCCGGCGAGTCCCAGGGCATCCAGCCCGTAAATCAGCGCATTTAAGTAGTCGCCCCTGAAATAAAAGGCATTCGCAAGCGCAATTTTCCCTTTGCAGCTGTATCGTTTATCTTTGATTTTTTCAGCTATCTGGTTGGCCTGACGGGCAAAATCCAGGCATTTTGCCGAATCCGTCGTGGTATAAAATGATGACAGTTTCAGTAATGCATCCGCTTTCTGCGCCCCTTTAAGCGCCGGCAGCATCAATTCCAGACTATCGAAATTCGCTTTTTCCGTTTTATAAAGCAATTGGGCCCCTGCAGTGAAACAGACAAAGAGGCCCGGAATAAAAAATGCCAGTGATCTGATAATGCTTCGACATGATTTGTTCATACAGGCCGGTTTGGTCAATCCATGTATTTCCTCTCAGGAATAAACTCACTCATCAAGACTGTCGATCATCCGCATAAGCTTATCCCGCTTGCGCGACGCCACCGGTATTTTGTGCCCGCCCGAGAGTACGATGCTTCCTCCCTCGCTGCGGTCGAAACGTTCGATGGCCGAAAGATTGATCAGAAACGACTTGTGCAGGCGGTAAAATCCGCCGGGCGACAGCAACTCTTCAAAATCCTTGATTGATCTGGATGTAAAGATTGATTTTCCATCGCGCAATTTCAATGTGGTGTAGCTACCGTCCGATTCACAGTACAGCAAATCGCCCTGATTGATCAGGTAGATGCTTTCCAGGGTTTTCACCACTATTTTTTTGCCGGCAGATTCATGCGTTGCCAGGTTTGTTTCCAGGGCCCTGAGATTGAATTGCTGTTCGGCTATCATCTGTTTCGACGCCCTTTCAATGGCATTTACCAGGTCATCCGGATCCACAGGTTTAAGCAGATAATCCACCGCGCTGTACCTGAATGCCTGTACCGCGAACTCTTCGTATGCGGTAATAAAGATTAACCTGAAATCAATGTCGTCCAGTTTTCTCAGAAGGTCAAATCCTGTGCCGTCGCCCATTTTTATATCCAACAGCACAAGATCGGGATTATGTTTACGAATGGCCTCATACCCCGACTTAACACCATCGGCTTCACCAACGAGTTTCACGTTGTGGCAGAAATGGGCAATAAGGTTGGCGATGGATTTTCTCACAAAAGATTCGTCATCTATAATGAGTACTCTGACATGTGTATGACCTGCAGCTGTAATCATGATCGTGGATCTGTGGTTTTTCTGAATTTGATGGTGCACCCGTTTAAATTAATGAACCCGGTAAACTTCAGCTCAGGCAGTAAAACACTGTGTATAAGCAAAGTTAGGGAAAAAAAAGGCGTTTTCAAAATCCTTTTTTCAGGGCTGATTCCATGGCCGTTTTAAAGTTTAATCAGTTTACCGGTCGATAACCGGCTATCTGTCTGCAGGCGGAAGGAATAGATCCCCGCCGGCAACGCTTCCATGTCCCATTCAATGCTATGTTCACCAGCCGGCAACATTTCATCCGGCAATACCGCCACTTCACGTCCCAATGCATCATATATCTTCAGTGACAATCGCTGGCATTCCGAAATCCGGAATCCGAAATTCAAAATACCGCCGGTCGGGTTTGGATAAATGTTCACTTCTGTCTGCAGACTGCCCGGCAGGGGAACTCCAACCGATAAACAGGCCTCCTCCACCTCCTCCTCGCTGTTGCAGCCGGGGGCGTTATTTTCAATAGTAACGGTTCCATTTGGCGCTGCCAGGTAATCACAGATACTTTGGACAGCGCAGGAGGATAAGGAAAAATTATCGCTAATGATAAGATCATTAATAGAACTGTCAGCAATATTCTCCAGACCTGTCAAACTGGTCAGGGCATCGTTAACATAAATACTAAGTGTCCAACCGACAGAAGTGAGATTTTCCAATGCGGACAAACTGGTCAGTGCATCATTGGCAGAAATAGAAAGCAATCCCCCTATTGTAATAAGGTTGTCCAGTCCAGAAAGGCTGGTCAGGGCATAGTTATATCCAATAAAAAGATCACCCCCGACCGAAATCACATTATCCAGCCCCTCCAGACTGCTAAGAGAAGGATTAGACCCAAAGTAATTTCCGATAACAAGACTACCCACAATGGAAGTCAATCCCTCCAACCCTGTTAAACTGGTCAGAACATAGTTCTGTAATATTACGAGATCGCCTCCGATATTTGATAACCCCTCCAGCCCTGTGAGGCTGACAAGAGATTGATTTCCACACGAGGATGATCCTATATACAGACTACCACCGATAGAAGTAAGGCCCTCCAGTCCTGATAAACTGA
It includes:
- a CDS encoding T9SS type A sorting domain-containing protein, whose protein sequence is MKKLILTIAVVLMCQCFAFCQGCLPEGITFTTQEQIDNFQTNYPGCTEIEGDVTIRGTNINNLNGLSVLNLIGGYFSIGGWPDENYLLTSLTGLDNLSSIGGEFRIDRNNALPNLTGLESLTSIGGNFCLWSNDAMTCLTGLESLAFIGGGLQIGNIGSGNPALTSLTGMQSPTIDGYLVIAGNDALSNLTGLESMTSVGGDLIICGNNALVSLSGLEGLTSIGGSLYIGSSSCGNQSLVSLTGLEGLSNIGGDLVILQNYVLTSLTGLEGLTSIVGSLVIGNYFGSNPSLSSLEGLDNVISVGGDLFIGYNYALTSLSGLDNLITIGGLLSISANDALTSLSALENLTSVGWTLSIYVNDALTSLTGLENIADSSINDLIISDNFSLSSCAVQSICDYLAAPNGTVTIENNAPGCNSEEEVEEACLSVGVPLPGSLQTEVNIYPNPTGGILNFGFRISECQRLSLKIYDALGREVAVLPDEMLPAGEHSIEWDMEALPAGIYSFRLQTDSRLSTGKLIKL